In the Acomys russatus chromosome 11, mAcoRus1.1, whole genome shotgun sequence genome, one interval contains:
- the Gtpbp2 gene encoding GTP-binding protein 2 isoform X3, whose product MDSRVSELFGGCCRPGGGPAMGGNLKARGAGGSSSCGGPKGKKKNGRNRGGKANNPPYLPPEAEDGNIEYKLKLVNPSQYRFEHLVTQMKWRLQEGRGEAVYQIGVEDNGLLVGLAEEEMRASLKTLHRMAEKVGADITVLREREVDYDSDTPRKITEVLVRKVPDNQQFLDLRVAVLGNVDSGKSTLLGVLTQGELDNGRGRARLNLFRHLHEIQSGRTSSISFEILGFNSKGEVVNYSDSRTAEEICESSSKMITFIDLAGHHKYLHTTIFGLTSYCPDCALLLVSANTGIAGTTREHLGLALALKVPFFIVVSKVDLCAKTTVERTVRQLERVLKQPGCHKVPMLVTSEDDAVTAAQQFAQSPNITPIFTLSSVSGESLDLLKVFLNILPPLTNSKEQEELMQQLTEFQVDEIYTVPEVGTVVGGTLSSGICREGDQLVVGPTDDGCFLELKVCSIQRNRSACRVLRAGQAATLALGDFDRALLRKDKLRTGEKAVVRFHFLKHPEYLKVGAKLLFREGVTKGIGHVTDVQAITAGEAQASMGF is encoded by the exons ATGGACTCGAGGGTATCGGAGCTGTTTGGCGGCTGCTGCCGGCCTGGAGGAGGCCCGGCCATGGGCGGAAACCTCAAAGCTCGGGGGGCCGGTGGTAGCAGCAGTTGCGGGGGcccaaaggggaagaagaagaacgGAAGGAACAGAGGAGGTAAAGCCAACAACCCTCCGTACCTGCCCCCAGAG gCTGAAGATGGAAACATCGAATATAAA CTGAAGCTGGTGAATCCATCCCAGTACCGCTTTGAGCACCTGGTGACACAAATGAAGTGGCGTCTCCAGGAGGGACGCGGTGAGGCTGTCTACCAGATTGGGGTAGAGGACAATGGGCTGCTGGTGGGGCTGGCTGAGGAGGAGATGCGGGCTTCCCTCAAGACCCTGCACCGGATGGCAGAGAA GGTTGGGGCTGACATCACTGTTCTTCGGGAGCGAGAAGTAGATTACGATAGTGACACGCCCCGGAAGATCACTGAGGTGCTGGTACGAAAGGTACCTGACAACCAGCAG TTCCTAGACCTCCGTGTGGCCGTCCTAGGCAATGTGGACTCAGGGAAGTCAACCTTGCTGGGAGTCCTGACCCAAGGAGAGCTGGACAACGGGCGGGGCCGGGCCCGGCTCAACCTTTTCCGCCACCTGCATGAGATTCAGTCTGGCCGAACCTCCAGCATCAGCTTTGAAATCCTGGGCTTTAACAGCAAGGGAGAG GTGGTGAATTACAGCGACTCACGGACTGCAGAGGAGATCTGCGAAAGCAGCTCCAAGATGATCACCTTTATCGACCTGGCGGGCCACCATAAATACCTGCACACCACCATCTTCGGCCTCACCTCCTACTGCCCCGACTGCGCCCTGCTCCTCGTCAGTGCCAACACTGGAATCG CCGGCACCACACGGGAACATCTGGGGCTGGCCTTGGCCCTGAAAGTGCCCTTCTTCATCGTGGTCAGTAAAGTGGACCTGTGTGCTAAGACCACAGTGGAGAGGACAGTACGCCAGCTGGAGCGGGTCCTCAAGCAGCCTGGCTGCCACAAGGTCCCCATGCTGGTCACCTCTGAGGACGATGCTGTCACTGCTGCTCAGCAGTTTGCCCAGTCACCCAA CATCACCCCTATATTCACACTGTCCAGTGTGTCTGGAGAGAGTCTGGACCTTCTCAAAGTCTTCCTGAATATCCTGCCGCCACTCACCAACAGCAAAGAGCAGGAGGAGCTCATGCAGCAGTTGACAGAATTCCAG GTGGATGAAATCTACACAGTCCCAGAGGTGGGGACTGTGGTCGGAGGAACACTGTCCAG TGGCATCTGCCGTGAGGGGGATCAGCTGGTGGTAGGCCCGACAGACGATGGGTGCTTCTTGGAGCTCAAAGTGTGCAGCATCCAGCGCAACCGCTCTGCCTGCCGTGTGCTGCGAGCTGGTCAGGCGGCTACACTAGCCCTCGGAGACTTTGACCGCGCACTGCTTCGCAAG GACAAGCTGCGCACAGGGGAGAAGGCAGTGGTACGTTTCCATTTCCTGAAACATCCAGAGTACCTGAAGGTGGGCGCCAAACTGCTGTTCCGGGAGGGTGTCACCAAGGGCATCGGTCATGTCACGGATGTGCAagccatcacagcaggagaagcccaggccagcatgggcttcTGA
- the Gtpbp2 gene encoding GTP-binding protein 2 isoform X1: MDSRVSELFGGCCRPGGGPAMGGNLKARGAGGSSSCGGPKGKKKNGRNRGGKANNPPYLPPEAEDGNIEYKLKLVNPSQYRFEHLVTQMKWRLQEGRGEAVYQIGVEDNGLLVGLAEEEMRASLKTLHRMAEKVGADITVLREREVDYDSDTPRKITEVLVRKVPDNQQFLDLRVAVLGNVDSGKSTLLGVLTQGELDNGRGRARLNLFRHLHEIQSGRTSSISFEILGFNSKGEVVNYSDSRTAEEICESSSKMITFIDLAGHHKYLHTTIFGLTSYCPDCALLLVSANTGIAGTTREHLGLALALKVPFFIVVSKVDLCAKTTVERTVRQLERVLKQPGCHKVPMLVTSEDDAVTAAQQFAQSPNITPIFTLSSVSGESLDLLKVFLNILPPLTNSKEQEELMQQLTEFQVDEIYTVPEVGTVVGGTLSSGICREGDQLVVGPTDDGCFLELKVCSIQRNRSACRVLRAGQAATLALGDFDRALLRKGMVMVSPEMNPTICSVFEAEIVLLFHATTFRRGFQVTVHVGNVRQTAVVEKIHAKDKLRTGEKAVVRFHFLKHPEYLKVGAKLLFREGVTKGIGHVTDVQAITAGEAQASMGF, encoded by the exons ATGGACTCGAGGGTATCGGAGCTGTTTGGCGGCTGCTGCCGGCCTGGAGGAGGCCCGGCCATGGGCGGAAACCTCAAAGCTCGGGGGGCCGGTGGTAGCAGCAGTTGCGGGGGcccaaaggggaagaagaagaacgGAAGGAACAGAGGAGGTAAAGCCAACAACCCTCCGTACCTGCCCCCAGAG gCTGAAGATGGAAACATCGAATATAAA CTGAAGCTGGTGAATCCATCCCAGTACCGCTTTGAGCACCTGGTGACACAAATGAAGTGGCGTCTCCAGGAGGGACGCGGTGAGGCTGTCTACCAGATTGGGGTAGAGGACAATGGGCTGCTGGTGGGGCTGGCTGAGGAGGAGATGCGGGCTTCCCTCAAGACCCTGCACCGGATGGCAGAGAA GGTTGGGGCTGACATCACTGTTCTTCGGGAGCGAGAAGTAGATTACGATAGTGACACGCCCCGGAAGATCACTGAGGTGCTGGTACGAAAGGTACCTGACAACCAGCAG TTCCTAGACCTCCGTGTGGCCGTCCTAGGCAATGTGGACTCAGGGAAGTCAACCTTGCTGGGAGTCCTGACCCAAGGAGAGCTGGACAACGGGCGGGGCCGGGCCCGGCTCAACCTTTTCCGCCACCTGCATGAGATTCAGTCTGGCCGAACCTCCAGCATCAGCTTTGAAATCCTGGGCTTTAACAGCAAGGGAGAG GTGGTGAATTACAGCGACTCACGGACTGCAGAGGAGATCTGCGAAAGCAGCTCCAAGATGATCACCTTTATCGACCTGGCGGGCCACCATAAATACCTGCACACCACCATCTTCGGCCTCACCTCCTACTGCCCCGACTGCGCCCTGCTCCTCGTCAGTGCCAACACTGGAATCG CCGGCACCACACGGGAACATCTGGGGCTGGCCTTGGCCCTGAAAGTGCCCTTCTTCATCGTGGTCAGTAAAGTGGACCTGTGTGCTAAGACCACAGTGGAGAGGACAGTACGCCAGCTGGAGCGGGTCCTCAAGCAGCCTGGCTGCCACAAGGTCCCCATGCTGGTCACCTCTGAGGACGATGCTGTCACTGCTGCTCAGCAGTTTGCCCAGTCACCCAA CATCACCCCTATATTCACACTGTCCAGTGTGTCTGGAGAGAGTCTGGACCTTCTCAAAGTCTTCCTGAATATCCTGCCGCCACTCACCAACAGCAAAGAGCAGGAGGAGCTCATGCAGCAGTTGACAGAATTCCAG GTGGATGAAATCTACACAGTCCCAGAGGTGGGGACTGTGGTCGGAGGAACACTGTCCAG TGGCATCTGCCGTGAGGGGGATCAGCTGGTGGTAGGCCCGACAGACGATGGGTGCTTCTTGGAGCTCAAAGTGTGCAGCATCCAGCGCAACCGCTCTGCCTGCCGTGTGCTGCGAGCTGGTCAGGCGGCTACACTAGCCCTCGGAGACTTTGACCGCGCACTGCTTCGCAAG GGCATGGTGATGGTGAGCCCAGAGATGAATCCCACCATCTGCTCAGTGTTCGAGGCAGAAATAGTCCTACTGTTCCATGCCACCACCTTCCGGCGGGGATTCCAGGTGACAGTACATGTGGGCAACGTACGTCAAACAGCAGTGGTGGAAAAGATCCATGCAAAG GACAAGCTGCGCACAGGGGAGAAGGCAGTGGTACGTTTCCATTTCCTGAAACATCCAGAGTACCTGAAGGTGGGCGCCAAACTGCTGTTCCGGGAGGGTGTCACCAAGGGCATCGGTCATGTCACGGATGTGCAagccatcacagcaggagaagcccaggccagcatgggcttcTGA
- the Gtpbp2 gene encoding GTP-binding protein 2 isoform X2: MDSNRSEPQQDVPEAEDGNIEYKLKLVNPSQYRFEHLVTQMKWRLQEGRGEAVYQIGVEDNGLLVGLAEEEMRASLKTLHRMAEKVGADITVLREREVDYDSDTPRKITEVLVRKVPDNQQFLDLRVAVLGNVDSGKSTLLGVLTQGELDNGRGRARLNLFRHLHEIQSGRTSSISFEILGFNSKGEVVNYSDSRTAEEICESSSKMITFIDLAGHHKYLHTTIFGLTSYCPDCALLLVSANTGIAGTTREHLGLALALKVPFFIVVSKVDLCAKTTVERTVRQLERVLKQPGCHKVPMLVTSEDDAVTAAQQFAQSPNITPIFTLSSVSGESLDLLKVFLNILPPLTNSKEQEELMQQLTEFQVDEIYTVPEVGTVVGGTLSSGICREGDQLVVGPTDDGCFLELKVCSIQRNRSACRVLRAGQAATLALGDFDRALLRKGMVMVSPEMNPTICSVFEAEIVLLFHATTFRRGFQVTVHVGNVRQTAVVEKIHAKDKLRTGEKAVVRFHFLKHPEYLKVGAKLLFREGVTKGIGHVTDVQAITAGEAQASMGF; this comes from the exons ATGGACTCAAACAGATCTGAACCCCAGCAGGACGTACCAGAG gCTGAAGATGGAAACATCGAATATAAA CTGAAGCTGGTGAATCCATCCCAGTACCGCTTTGAGCACCTGGTGACACAAATGAAGTGGCGTCTCCAGGAGGGACGCGGTGAGGCTGTCTACCAGATTGGGGTAGAGGACAATGGGCTGCTGGTGGGGCTGGCTGAGGAGGAGATGCGGGCTTCCCTCAAGACCCTGCACCGGATGGCAGAGAA GGTTGGGGCTGACATCACTGTTCTTCGGGAGCGAGAAGTAGATTACGATAGTGACACGCCCCGGAAGATCACTGAGGTGCTGGTACGAAAGGTACCTGACAACCAGCAG TTCCTAGACCTCCGTGTGGCCGTCCTAGGCAATGTGGACTCAGGGAAGTCAACCTTGCTGGGAGTCCTGACCCAAGGAGAGCTGGACAACGGGCGGGGCCGGGCCCGGCTCAACCTTTTCCGCCACCTGCATGAGATTCAGTCTGGCCGAACCTCCAGCATCAGCTTTGAAATCCTGGGCTTTAACAGCAAGGGAGAG GTGGTGAATTACAGCGACTCACGGACTGCAGAGGAGATCTGCGAAAGCAGCTCCAAGATGATCACCTTTATCGACCTGGCGGGCCACCATAAATACCTGCACACCACCATCTTCGGCCTCACCTCCTACTGCCCCGACTGCGCCCTGCTCCTCGTCAGTGCCAACACTGGAATCG CCGGCACCACACGGGAACATCTGGGGCTGGCCTTGGCCCTGAAAGTGCCCTTCTTCATCGTGGTCAGTAAAGTGGACCTGTGTGCTAAGACCACAGTGGAGAGGACAGTACGCCAGCTGGAGCGGGTCCTCAAGCAGCCTGGCTGCCACAAGGTCCCCATGCTGGTCACCTCTGAGGACGATGCTGTCACTGCTGCTCAGCAGTTTGCCCAGTCACCCAA CATCACCCCTATATTCACACTGTCCAGTGTGTCTGGAGAGAGTCTGGACCTTCTCAAAGTCTTCCTGAATATCCTGCCGCCACTCACCAACAGCAAAGAGCAGGAGGAGCTCATGCAGCAGTTGACAGAATTCCAG GTGGATGAAATCTACACAGTCCCAGAGGTGGGGACTGTGGTCGGAGGAACACTGTCCAG TGGCATCTGCCGTGAGGGGGATCAGCTGGTGGTAGGCCCGACAGACGATGGGTGCTTCTTGGAGCTCAAAGTGTGCAGCATCCAGCGCAACCGCTCTGCCTGCCGTGTGCTGCGAGCTGGTCAGGCGGCTACACTAGCCCTCGGAGACTTTGACCGCGCACTGCTTCGCAAG GGCATGGTGATGGTGAGCCCAGAGATGAATCCCACCATCTGCTCAGTGTTCGAGGCAGAAATAGTCCTACTGTTCCATGCCACCACCTTCCGGCGGGGATTCCAGGTGACAGTACATGTGGGCAACGTACGTCAAACAGCAGTGGTGGAAAAGATCCATGCAAAG GACAAGCTGCGCACAGGGGAGAAGGCAGTGGTACGTTTCCATTTCCTGAAACATCCAGAGTACCTGAAGGTGGGCGCCAAACTGCTGTTCCGGGAGGGTGTCACCAAGGGCATCGGTCATGTCACGGATGTGCAagccatcacagcaggagaagcccaggccagcatgggcttcTGA